A genome region from Alphaproteobacteria bacterium includes the following:
- a CDS encoding glycosyltransferase family 2 protein gives MKVFVQIPCYNEADSIAQTIADIPKEIAGVSEVSVVVIDDGSTDNTAEIALKNGADHVVHHHMNLGLATAFKSGLDYCLEQGADIILNTDGDGQYRGKYIPALLAPLLEDKAEVVIGNRQVHEKESYTSFHRRFHRLGSRFINCLLGVDVDDPISGFRAIRANVARRLNIHSSFSYTTEMLVQLRYLKIHIMNIPVTTNSTTRPSRLYKKPMGFVVLTGLTVLRAYAMYFPLRALLPIAGLCFLIGTIPIVRFLIAYGAGEGMGHIQSLILAAMAIILGTIITLFAMLFDFQLRQKWRNGA, from the coding sequence ATGAAGGTTTTTGTGCAAATTCCTTGCTATAACGAAGCGGATTCGATTGCGCAAACCATAGCAGACATTCCCAAAGAAATTGCAGGGGTTAGCGAAGTATCTGTAGTGGTTATAGATGATGGTTCAACGGATAATACTGCGGAGATAGCGTTGAAAAATGGCGCCGATCATGTGGTGCACCACCATATGAATTTAGGATTGGCTACGGCCTTCAAATCTGGGTTGGATTACTGTTTGGAGCAGGGGGCAGATATTATTTTGAATACTGATGGTGACGGGCAATATCGCGGTAAATATATTCCAGCATTGCTCGCACCGCTTTTGGAAGATAAAGCCGAGGTGGTGATTGGCAACCGTCAGGTGCATGAAAAAGAAAGCTATACCAGCTTTCATCGCCGCTTTCACAGGCTTGGGTCGCGGTTTATTAATTGCCTGCTTGGCGTAGATGTAGACGATCCCATCAGCGGGTTTCGTGCAATACGCGCAAATGTGGCGCGTCGGCTGAACATTCATTCTTCGTTTAGCTACACAACAGAAATGCTGGTGCAGCTGCGCTATTTAAAAATTCACATCATGAATATTCCGGTAACCACCAACAGTACTACGCGCCCCTCCCGATTATATAAAAAACCTATGGGATTTGTGGTGCTTACGGGGCTTACTGTGCTTCGTGCTTATGCGATGTATTTCCCACTACGCGCATTATTACCAATTGCGGGGTTATGCTTTCTGATTGGCACGATTCCTATTGTGCGCTTCTTAATAGCTTATGGCGCGGGCGAGGGAATGGGGCATATCCAATCGCTTATACTAGCAGCTATGGCGATTATTTTAGGCACTATCATCACCTTATTTGCCATGCTGTTCGACTTTCAGTTGCGGCAGAAATGGCGAAATGGTGCATAA